The following proteins are encoded in a genomic region of Lemur catta isolate mLemCat1 chromosome 10, mLemCat1.pri, whole genome shotgun sequence:
- the C10H9orf153 gene encoding uncharacterized protein C9orf153 homolog, producing the protein MFPKGDTSPAEDSTEPASPQCSLTELYAFVENFSKKSKKLNLLKTCGISLDEAQKLLTKNLDAMSFARGAVMGREDPQPVFMCTMVKKEEQKQPESMADLLHRSLLGGWELPVERLCRSQQRLWQCGIPAPAHTFPYDILKDHSKDMSRFANLKKIQSTRVSCRLGLPKASSGKFTCEDRVPKHILVDSEKQFLDLKDLEWRYFKGITKWKHTTKPSFLDIKYDTEKRFVESQDMPGVIFPPIVRKSVVIYPQIDYQKEGTYSLKWDM; encoded by the exons ATGTTCCCCAAGGGAGACACCAGCCCAGCTGAAGACAGTACTGAGCCAGCATCTCCCCAATGTTCG CTCACAGAATTATATGCATTTGTTGAGAACTTCAGTAAGAAGAGCAAGAAATTGAATCTCTTAAAAACATGCGGTATTTCACTTGATGAAGCACAGAAATTGCTTACTAAAAACCTGGACGCCATGTCCTTCGCCAGGGGCGCTGTCATGGGGAGAGAAGATCCCCAACCTGTTTTCATGTGCACAATGGTTAAAAAGGAGGAGCAGAAGCAGCCAGAGTCCATGGCGGACCTCCTGCACCGCAGCCTGCTGGGCGGCTGGGAGTTGCCAGTGGAGAGGCTCTGCCGGTCCCAGCAGAGGCTGTGGCAGTGTGGAATCCCCGCGCCCGCGCACACCTTTCCTTATGACATTCTCAAGGATCATTCGAAGGATATGTCCCGGTTCGCCAACCTGAAGAAGATTCAGAGCACCAGAGTCTCATGCAGGCTAGGCCTTCCCAAGGCCAGCTCAGGAAAGTTCACCTGCGAAGACAGAGTTCCTAAACACATCTTAGTTGACTCAG AAAAGCAATTCTTGGATCTAAAGGATCTGGAATGGAGATACTTTAAGGGGATTACAAAATGGAAGCACACTACAAAGCCTTCATTCCTAGACATAAAATACGACACTGAGAAGAGGTTTGTAGAGAGCCAGGACATGCCTGGTGTCATTTTCCCCCCTATAGTTCGTAAATCAGTAGTTATTTATCCTCAAATCGATTATCAAAAAGAAGGAACTTATTCTCTTAAATGGGATATGTag